The DNA region GAGGTCCGTTGAAGTATTGCTGCTGCACGTCGATGAGGATAAGGGCGCGACGAGGGGTGCTCATGATGTTCTCCAGATAGTGATTGCTGGCCGCCGAGTGGCAACCATTCCATCATTCGCCCCACGGGTAACGATCGCCAGTGGCACGAAGGCCCGTATACGATGGATCCGGGCCAAACGTAGAGAGGAAACGGATGCGCATCGCGGTGTACGCCTTCCACGGAGTGACGATGTTCCACCTCGCCGTCCCCCAGATGGTTTTCGACGAGGTCACGCGCCAGGGACTTGCTGAATGGACGACTGTTCTCTTCTCCGAGCAGGCCGGCCAGGTTCGAACTACGGAGGGCTACCAATTGGGAGAGGTCCAGGGCCCGGAAGCCACCGAAGAGGCGGACGTCGTCGTGGTGCCCTCGTGGTTCGACGACGGCCGCTCTCCCAGCGAATCACTGCGGCGGCTGCTTCAGGAAGCACACCAGCGGGGTGTGACAATCCTGGGACTCTGTCTTGGCTCTATCCCCGTTGCCGATGCCGGTCTACTTTCCGGGCGTCGGGCGGTCACGCACTGGCAAGCATTCGAATCCTTCGCTGACCGGCACCCTGACGTTTTCCTGGACCAAACCGTGCTGTATATCGATCATGGTGATGTTTTGACCTCGGCCGGCACAGCTTCGGCACTGGATGCCTGCCTGCACCTCGTGCGGGGCCGTCTTGGGGCGGACGCGGCGAACCAGGTAGCCCGTAGTCTGGTCATCGCCCCGCACAGGGAGGGTGGACAGGCGCAGTACATCGAACACCCAGTTCCGCCGCGCTCCACAGATGACCCGATCGCACGCTTGCTCGAATGGGTGTTGGGCCGCCTGGGCGAACCCCTCAGCATTGACCGTCTCGCCGCTCAAGCGCACATGAGCCGACGGACCTTCGTCCGCGCCTTCCGGGCAACGACAGGGACAACACCGTCGGCCTGGGTCCGCACCCGGCGGTTGGACGCTGCCCGACGGCTGCTCGAAACCACAGATTTATCCGTTGATCAGGTTGCCGCTGACTGCGGCTTCGGCAGCGCTGTCACCCTGCGACAAAACTTCGCAACCACCTTTTCCACCACCCCAACCGAATACAGACGCCACTTCGATACCAGATTCACGCCTGGGACCTCACGCTGATTCACTTGGATTCCCCTGCAACTGCCGAGATTTTCTTTCCTTCAGAAGTCGTTTCTCGTTTGCGGGCGTAGGCACGGTTCGCCCGCTGCCTGGCGCCGCACCGAGTGGAGCACCACTGCCGCCTCGCATGGGTTCTGACCATAAACCGGTCACACGGTTCGGCCGCACATAGCGCGATTCGATGCGCGTCGGGCCCGTCAATAGCGCAGCCGCATCCTCCCCGATCTGAGCTATCGCGTAAGCGACGATTTGCGTCAATGGATGGGCCGCCGCCACCCGGCGCGGTCCTTCGTCCGGCGTATAGCGCAGCAGCGCGGCGCTGGGCACGGCGGTCAGGGCTCGATTGATCGCTTCCACTGACTCAGGATCGGGTGCGACGCCCTCAGTATGCGGCATCAGCACCGATGCATCCATGGTGCCAAACCAGTACCAGAGGGAATCAACGGCAAATCGCTGCGAACCAGGCCGTGTCATACACTCGAAGAACGATAGTTATCGGCGTTCAAAGATTGACCGGGATGGGCTCCGAGGAGCCAATCCTGGGCGGCCCGTCTAGCGCGGCGAAGAAGGGCGGCCGCGCGGACGTGTCGCCACCTTCTGGACCTGCTGGCCCCGCGGCAACGAATCGCGACCATGCGATTTCAGAGATCGTCTTCGGGTCGGGCGGCGAGGATCCGATTGGCGCTGACCTGCAGGATGCCGAGCGACTCCTGGATCAGGGGTGATGCGATGCTGCCCCTGCGCACCGCAGCGACAATACGGCGCGCGGGCTTCCCCTTGCCAGTAATGCGCAGTCGAACCACGTTTTCGGCACTACGCAGGGGCGCCAGTCGCGGCAGCAGGCCCACGCCCAGCCCCGCACCAACGAACGCGATCTGGGTTTCCCATTCAACGGCCTCATGGGCAATCCGCGGCGTCACCCCGACTGCCGTGAACGCCGCGGTGAATAGGGAATGGTAGGTGGAACCGGCGGCCTCGGTGATCCAGGGTTCCGACGCCAGCTCTTCGAGCGTCACCGTTTCCCGCGATGCCAACGGATGGTCGGAGGGAATGATCACGTCCAAGGGATCGTCGAGCAGAACGGTCTGCTCGAAGCGCGGATCGTCCTCAACATAGGTGTCGGACTGCATGGCGACGATGACCGCGAGGTCGATTCGCTCGGCAACCAACAAGTCGAAGCAGCGGGCCGGGTTGGCCTCGAGTACCTGCACCTCCAGCAGGGGGCGTGTCGAGCGCAGGGTGGCGGCCAGCGGCGCGAGCAACTGGGCGGCCGCAGTGGAGAATCCGCCGAGGCCAAAATGGGACTGGACCTGGTCGCCGGCCTCCATGGCTGCGGCGCGCAGGCTCTCCCATTCGGCAATGAGGGTGTCCGAGCCCGCCACGAGAAAGCGGCCCGTGGCGGTCAGCCGCACACCCCGGCCGTCCTTCGTCAGCAGCTGCATTCCAAGCACTCGCTGGAGCTCCCGCAACTGCGCGGAGATGGCGGAGGGAGAATAACCTGTGAGCTCCGCAGTTGCGCCTATGGTGCCGCACCGGGCAAACACCCGAAGTGTGATGAGCCTTGCATCGATCATGCACCTATTGTGCATGGTTATCTTCTAAATGTTGCGCTTTTGTTGCAGTTCAATCGTCCCTAATCTCATGACTAGAAGGTTTTCGACAACGCCGCTAGCACACACACCCGTGGTCGCCACGAATCGCTCACTTACCCACGCCTCCCGGGAGGAATTACATGTCCGCTCCAGTCTTGCCCCTCAATTCACGCGGAAGACTCGCTTCATCATTGCCTGCCGAGCAGCTGGCGGAAATCACCGAGTTGTTCGATTTCCGGCGCGTGGGATATTCCCTCGATGCCCCCTTCTACACGGATCCGACGATTTTCAACATCGACATGCAGGCCATTTTTGGCCAGCACTGGATCTTTGCCGCCAGCATCGCCGAGCTCCCGGAGCCGGGCGACTACGTCACCGTCGACTACGGGCCCTACTCCCTGATCGTGCTTCGCAACGACGACGGCGGCGTGAACGTCCTGCACAACGTGTGCCGCCACCGCGGCGCCCGGGTCCTGACCGAACCCGCGGGGTCAACAGGAAACCTGGTTTGCGGCTACCACTCTTGGACCTACTCCCCGGAAGGCAACCTGATCCACGCCTCGGCACCGGGCGAGACGAAGTTCGACAAGGGCTGCTTCGGCCTCAAGCGCGCCCACAGCCGCGTTGTGGCCGGACTCATCTTCGTCTGCATTGCGGACGAACCGCCGGCGGATTTTGACGAAACCGCCAAGATCTTCGAGCCTTACCTCGCGCCCCACGATCTGTCGAAGACGAAAATCGCCTACCAGCAGAACATCGTCGAGGAGGGCAACTGGAAGCTCGTCATGGAGAACAACCGTGAATGCTACCACTGCGACGGCCACCCGGAGCTCGCCTGTTCCCTCTTTCCCACCTGGGGCCTGACGGAGGGCCTGATCCCGGCCCATCTCGAGGAAGTGTGGGACCGCAACAAGGAAGCACAGTCCTCGCTCGAGGAGCGTTGCCGCCGCTATGGCCTTCCCTACGAGGTCGTCGAGGAGCTTGACACGCGCATCGCCGGAATCCGCATCTCACGGGAATCGCTCGACGGTGACGGCGAATCGTTTTCGCCCGATGGGCACAGGCTCTCCAAGAAGCTGCTCGGCGACTTGCGGGACTTCCGCCTTGGCCGCTGCTCGATGCACCTGCAGCCCAACAGCTGGTTCCACTTCCAGAGCGACCACGTCATCACGTTCGGCGTTTTCCCCATCAACGAACATCAGACACTGGTACGCACCACGTGGCTGGTGGCGGACGACGCCGTGGAAGGCGTCGACTACGACCTGGAAAAGCTCACCTACACCTGGAAGCAGACCAACCTGCAGGACAAGGCGTTCGTGGAGCTGTGCCAGAGGGGCGCCAGCAGCCCTGCCTACGAGCCCGGTCCGTACATGAAGAGCGAATACCAGGTCGAGGCGTTCATCAACTGGTACGTCCAGCGCGTGCAGGAGCACTTGGCATGATTGAAGTCCCCACCGAGACGGCAATCCAGGAACCACAGCGCATTCGCGGTCTTGAGATGCCGTGGAACAGGGTGATGGGCAGCACCGGGGGGCCCGCCCGCGCCGCCCACGCACTGGGCCCCTGGCATCCGCAGGAGTTCATGGCGGAATGTGTGGAGACCGTTCCCGAGGTGGGCGGCATGATGACCTTCGTGTTCCGCCGCTCCGACGGTGCGCCCCTGGCGTTCCGTGCGGGCCAGTACGTGAACATCGCCTTTCCCGTGAACGGCGAGGACCAGGATCCGGTGGACCGCAGCTACTCGCTGTCCAGTTCGCCCACGCAGCCGTGGACCTTCAACATCACCGTCAAACGCGACGCCACTGGACTTGTCTCACCGTGGGTGCATGAGAACGTGAAACCTGGCACCGTCCTGGAAATGCTGGGACCGGTCGGGGCATTCCACCTGCCCGATGCCGACCGCCGGGCACGGTACCTTTTGCTGGCCGCCGGCGCAGGCATCACCCCCATCATGTCGATGGTGCGGACCATCCACTCCCTGCCCGGACAGGCCGATGTTGTGGTCCTATACCACGGAGCGGAGGCCGGAGGCTATGCCTTCCACCAGGAGCTGGCCTACATCGCCTCAGTGGACTCGCGAGTCAAGGTCTTCTACTCCCTGGGCGACCGCAGCAAACCCGAGGGGTGGGAATGGCTCACCGGAAGGCTGACGGCGGCCATGCTCGACGAGGTTGCCCCCGATGCCAACGGCCGCCAGGTCTATGCCTGCGGCCCCGAGGGCTACCTGAACACCGCCACCGAACTCCTGGGGAAGGTGGGCGTCGACGACACCTCCATCCACATGGAATTCTTCACGGGCGACCGCCAGACGATCCTTGAATACCAGGCGGAGCTCGCGCTTGCAGCCGACATCGCAGAAGAAATCGCCGAGGAAATCGCCGATTCCGCCGAAGACTACTATGAAAGCCAGCCCACCGCGTTCGGGCTCTACGAGCCAGGCTACGACGCCGAGGGAACCCTGAAGGCCGCGGGGCTGCCGCTGGAAACCGTCGACCCGGATGCGCTCGGCCCCGCAGCCCCCGACGGCAGCTCGGAGGTGGGGCCGGAGGCCGGGTCACCCGATGCCTCGAGCTTCGACACAG from Arthrobacter pascens includes:
- a CDS encoding LysR family transcriptional regulator, which produces MIDARLITLRVFARCGTIGATAELTGYSPSAISAQLRELQRVLGMQLLTKDGRGVRLTATGRFLVAGSDTLIAEWESLRAAAMEAGDQVQSHFGLGGFSTAAAQLLAPLAATLRSTRPLLEVQVLEANPARCFDLLVAERIDLAVIVAMQSDTYVEDDPRFEQTVLLDDPLDVIIPSDHPLASRETVTLEELASEPWITEAAGSTYHSLFTAAFTAVGVTPRIAHEAVEWETQIAFVGAGLGVGLLPRLAPLRSAENVVRLRITGKGKPARRIVAAVRRGSIASPLIQESLGILQVSANRILAARPEDDL
- a CDS encoding ferredoxin reductase, whose amino-acid sequence is MIEVPTETAIQEPQRIRGLEMPWNRVMGSTGGPARAAHALGPWHPQEFMAECVETVPEVGGMMTFVFRRSDGAPLAFRAGQYVNIAFPVNGEDQDPVDRSYSLSSSPTQPWTFNITVKRDATGLVSPWVHENVKPGTVLEMLGPVGAFHLPDADRRARYLLLAAGAGITPIMSMVRTIHSLPGQADVVVLYHGAEAGGYAFHQELAYIASVDSRVKVFYSLGDRSKPEGWEWLTGRLTAAMLDEVAPDANGRQVYACGPEGYLNTATELLGKVGVDDTSIHMEFFTGDRQTILEYQAELALAADIAEEIAEEIADSAEDYYESQPTAFGLYEPGYDAEGTLKAAGLPLETVDPDALGPAAPDGSSEVGPEAGSPDASSFDTVGTGSLTLSFMRTGINVRIDPAEHILGVAQRAGVRIGANCKEGMCGSCKVVKLSGEVEMNHQGGIRAREIDAGKFLPCCSTARTDLVIDA
- a CDS encoding GlxA family transcriptional regulator, which encodes MRIAVYAFHGVTMFHLAVPQMVFDEVTRQGLAEWTTVLFSEQAGQVRTTEGYQLGEVQGPEATEEADVVVVPSWFDDGRSPSESLRRLLQEAHQRGVTILGLCLGSIPVADAGLLSGRRAVTHWQAFESFADRHPDVFLDQTVLYIDHGDVLTSAGTASALDACLHLVRGRLGADAANQVARSLVIAPHREGGQAQYIEHPVPPRSTDDPIARLLEWVLGRLGEPLSIDRLAAQAHMSRRTFVRAFRATTGTTPSAWVRTRRLDAARRLLETTDLSVDQVAADCGFGSAVTLRQNFATTFSTTPTEYRRHFDTRFTPGTSR
- a CDS encoding aromatic ring-hydroxylating oxygenase subunit alpha encodes the protein MSAPVLPLNSRGRLASSLPAEQLAEITELFDFRRVGYSLDAPFYTDPTIFNIDMQAIFGQHWIFAASIAELPEPGDYVTVDYGPYSLIVLRNDDGGVNVLHNVCRHRGARVLTEPAGSTGNLVCGYHSWTYSPEGNLIHASAPGETKFDKGCFGLKRAHSRVVAGLIFVCIADEPPADFDETAKIFEPYLAPHDLSKTKIAYQQNIVEEGNWKLVMENNRECYHCDGHPELACSLFPTWGLTEGLIPAHLEEVWDRNKEAQSSLEERCRRYGLPYEVVEELDTRIAGIRISRESLDGDGESFSPDGHRLSKKLLGDLRDFRLGRCSMHLQPNSWFHFQSDHVITFGVFPINEHQTLVRTTWLVADDAVEGVDYDLEKLTYTWKQTNLQDKAFVELCQRGASSPAYEPGPYMKSEYQVEAFINWYVQRVQEHLA
- a CDS encoding ABATE domain-containing protein — its product is MDASVLMPHTEGVAPDPESVEAINRALTAVPSAALLRYTPDEGPRRVAAAHPLTQIVAYAIAQIGEDAAALLTGPTRIESRYVRPNRVTGLWSEPMRGGSGAPLGAAPGSGRTVPTPANEKRLLKERKSRQLQGNPSESA